In one window of Desertifilum tharense IPPAS B-1220 DNA:
- a CDS encoding PAP/fibrillin family protein, translating into MLGKATLLEAIAGKNRGILTQDAERLAILAAVAQLEDRNPTPHPIEAAELLEGNWRLLYTTSQELLNLDRFPLLKLGQIYQCIRAKDRKVYNIAEIYGLPLLEGIVSVSASFTPVSERRVNVKFERSIIGLQRLVGYASPSRFIEEIEAGKKFPPIDFGIENRDRQGWLDVTYLDEDLRISRGNEGSVFVLVKS; encoded by the coding sequence ATGTTGGGAAAAGCGACTTTACTTGAAGCGATCGCCGGTAAGAATCGGGGTATCCTGACCCAAGATGCAGAACGACTGGCTATTTTAGCAGCCGTAGCGCAACTCGAAGACCGAAATCCCACCCCCCATCCCATAGAAGCGGCGGAGTTATTAGAGGGGAATTGGCGGCTGCTTTACACCACCAGCCAGGAGTTATTGAATTTAGACCGTTTTCCTTTACTGAAGCTCGGTCAAATTTATCAGTGCATTCGGGCTAAAGATCGTAAGGTTTACAATATTGCGGAAATTTATGGTTTACCGTTGCTAGAAGGGATTGTCAGCGTCAGTGCGTCGTTTACTCCAGTCAGCGAACGCCGGGTAAATGTAAAATTTGAACGCTCGATTATTGGGTTACAGCGTTTGGTGGGTTATGCGTCTCCGAGTCGCTTTATTGAGGAGATTGAAGCCGGGAAGAAGTTTCCCCCCATTGACTTTGGGATTGAAAATCGAGACCGTCAGGGCTGGTTAGATGTTACCTATTTAGATGAGGATTTGCGGATTTCTCGTGGAAATGAGGGAAGCGTGTTTGTTTTGGTGAAAAGCTAG
- the mraY gene encoding phospho-N-acetylmuramoyl-pentapeptide-transferase yields the protein MSTEVKTNSDRTLKWSGTSLLLILAGCLGIAIFAFDWFTGRISDLRFTLSLPFWVCAVAAALVGYWVVPLLRSLKAGQFIREDGPQAHLKKAGTPTMGGIFFIPVGVLGAIAWSGFHPSAIALSILTVGYGAIGWLDDWQILRRRSNKGISPRMKLMLQTGLGVLFSLWLMATQPAELTQVALPFGLSLPLGLLFWPLAVGVLVSESNALNLTDGLDGLAGGTGAIALLGLAVIVAPTSPEVATFCACMSGSCLGFLVHNRNPATVFMGDTGSMALGGAVTGAALVTNTLWALLLVGGIFFVETLSVMAQVSYYKATKGPDGVGKRLLKMAPLHHHLELSGWSELRVVGTFYLIGGVLALVSFGLGYL from the coding sequence GTGAGTACCGAGGTCAAGACAAATTCTGATAGAACCCTGAAATGGTCGGGGACTAGCCTGCTGTTGATCCTAGCAGGCTGTTTAGGTATTGCTATTTTTGCCTTTGATTGGTTTACCGGGCGAATCTCCGATTTAAGATTCACCTTAAGTTTGCCCTTTTGGGTCTGTGCGGTTGCAGCCGCCTTAGTGGGATACTGGGTTGTACCGTTATTGCGATCGCTCAAAGCCGGACAATTTATCCGAGAAGATGGCCCGCAAGCGCACCTGAAAAAAGCCGGAACCCCGACAATGGGCGGGATTTTCTTTATTCCCGTGGGGGTTTTGGGCGCAATCGCGTGGTCGGGTTTCCATCCCAGTGCGATCGCCCTTAGTATTTTGACTGTGGGATATGGTGCCATTGGCTGGCTAGATGACTGGCAAATTTTGCGCCGTCGTTCCAACAAAGGCATCTCGCCGCGCATGAAGTTAATGTTACAGACGGGATTAGGTGTTTTATTCAGTCTGTGGTTAATGGCCACTCAGCCTGCGGAATTAACCCAGGTTGCTTTACCCTTTGGCTTGAGTTTACCTTTAGGTTTATTATTCTGGCCCCTAGCCGTCGGCGTTCTGGTTTCTGAAAGCAACGCCCTCAATCTTACCGATGGTTTAGATGGGTTAGCAGGCGGCACGGGAGCGATCGCGCTTTTAGGATTAGCCGTTATTGTAGCGCCAACTTCCCCAGAAGTTGCAACTTTCTGCGCCTGCATGAGCGGCAGTTGTCTGGGTTTTCTAGTCCACAACCGCAACCCTGCTACTGTATTTATGGGCGATACTGGATCGATGGCCCTTGGCGGTGCCGTAACTGGTGCAGCCTTAGTCACAAATACCCTATGGGCGCTACTGCTGGTGGGGGGAATCTTCTTTGTGGAAACCCTCTCTGTAATGGCGCAAGTTAGCTACTACAAGGCGACGAAAGGCCCGGATGGGGTCGGGAAACGTTTGCTAAAAATGGCCCCCCTCCATCACCACCTAGAACTCTCTGGATGGTCAGAATTGCGCGTTGTGGGTACGTTTTATTTGATTGGGGGGGTGTTGGCGCTTGTTAGCTTTGGCTTAGGATATTTGTAG
- a CDS encoding DUF2103 domain-containing protein gives MAKSEGGRLVWNHSTHLDGLIPVLERLANASGIKTITPGVLSRVKAHSPKLKIRLSVPIRGGFKAIARQGKTAQEVFILTTLSQTELEEAISQAISK, from the coding sequence ATGGCAAAATCTGAGGGAGGGAGACTCGTCTGGAATCATTCCACTCACCTAGACGGTTTAATTCCGGTATTAGAACGTCTAGCCAACGCTAGTGGCATTAAAACCATTACCCCAGGGGTTCTCAGTCGAGTGAAAGCGCATTCGCCGAAACTGAAAATTCGCCTGTCTGTACCCATTCGCGGCGGGTTTAAAGCTATTGCGCGTCAGGGGAAAACGGCCCAAGAGGTGTTTATTCTCACAACCCTCTCTCAAACGGAACTGGAAGAGGCGATTTCTCAGGCGATATCCAAGTGA
- a CDS encoding D-alanine--D-alanine ligase family protein has protein sequence MSKVRVGLLFGGRSGEHEVSINSARAIAKALSSGENQQKYELLPTYIQKDGRWLPQAVSQQVLDSGKPLPESASLADAPYFAADAATQVDVWFPVLHGPNGEDGTIQGLLKLMQVPFVGSGVLGSALGMDKIAMKMAFAQAGLPQVKYVAVTRSQIWSNPCVFPKVCDQIEAELGYPCFVKPANLGSSVGISKVRSRSELETALDNAASYDRRIIVEAGVTARELECAVLGNDEPKASTIGEISFQSDFYDYETKYTEGVADLAIPAPVPDAIASQIQACAIKAFLAVDAAGLARVDFFYIEATGEILINEINTMPGFTATSMYPMLWGHSGVPFPELVDRLVQLALERHEPARDSRSE, from the coding sequence ATGAGCAAAGTACGGGTGGGTTTACTGTTCGGCGGTCGTTCGGGCGAACATGAGGTTTCGATTAATTCCGCTAGGGCGATCGCCAAAGCGTTGAGTTCGGGGGAAAATCAACAGAAGTACGAACTGCTGCCCACTTATATCCAAAAGGATGGCCGCTGGCTTCCCCAAGCCGTTAGCCAGCAAGTGTTAGATTCGGGTAAACCGCTACCGGAGTCAGCTAGCCTTGCCGATGCTCCTTATTTTGCTGCCGATGCTGCAACTCAGGTGGATGTCTGGTTCCCGGTTTTGCACGGCCCCAATGGGGAAGATGGGACGATCCAAGGCTTATTAAAATTGATGCAAGTGCCCTTTGTGGGTTCTGGGGTTTTAGGTTCGGCGCTGGGCATGGATAAGATTGCGATGAAAATGGCGTTTGCTCAAGCTGGGTTGCCCCAAGTTAAGTATGTCGCCGTAACGCGATCGCAAATTTGGTCTAACCCCTGCGTTTTCCCCAAAGTCTGCGACCAAATTGAAGCCGAACTGGGGTATCCCTGCTTTGTCAAACCCGCAAACTTAGGGTCTTCTGTGGGAATTAGCAAAGTGCGATCGCGATCCGAACTCGAAACCGCCCTCGATAATGCTGCCAGTTACGACCGTCGAATTATTGTAGAAGCGGGCGTCACCGCTAGGGAATTAGAATGCGCCGTTTTAGGGAACGATGAACCCAAAGCTTCTACCATCGGTGAAATTAGCTTCCAAAGCGACTTCTACGACTACGAAACCAAATACACAGAAGGCGTTGCCGACTTAGCCATTCCCGCACCCGTCCCCGATGCGATCGCCTCCCAAATTCAAGCCTGTGCCATTAAAGCCTTTCTCGCTGTCGATGCGGCTGGATTAGCTAGAGTAGACTTTTTCTATATCGAAGCGACCGGAGAAATCTTAATCAACGAAATCAACACGATGCCAGGATTCACCGCCACCAGTATGTATCCCATGCTGTGGGGTCATAGCGGCGTTCCTTTCCCGGAACTCGTCGATCGACTAGTGCAACTCGCCTTAGAACGCCACGAACCTGCGAGAGATAGCCGATCGGAATAA
- the clpS gene encoding ATP-dependent Clp protease adapter ClpS, whose product MTTSPTQAPERTNQVVKKPYPNYKVIVLNDDFNTFQHVANCLMKYIPNMTSDRAWELTNQVHHEGQATVWVGPQEMAELYHQQLSRAGLTMAPLEQA is encoded by the coding sequence ATGACAACTTCCCCCACTCAAGCACCCGAACGGACAAACCAAGTTGTCAAAAAGCCGTATCCTAATTACAAGGTGATCGTACTCAACGATGACTTCAACACCTTTCAGCACGTTGCTAACTGCTTAATGAAGTATATTCCCAATATGACGAGCGATCGCGCTTGGGAGCTAACCAACCAAGTCCATCATGAAGGACAGGCGACCGTTTGGGTAGGCCCGCAGGAAATGGCGGAACTTTATCACCAACAACTGAGTCGCGCTGGCTTAACAATGGCACCCCTAGAACAGGCTTAA
- a CDS encoding DMT family transporter produces the protein MLNPSSRRANPANSAYFLLFLAILFWSGNTIVGRAVNTQIPPVGLAFWRWFCSFVLILLPSWRYLKQDWPQLLRHWRMVLLLSALGVASFNTLLYTALRSTTAINSLLIQTLMPMAIVVISYLLFHETLSIGQGIGIAVSFIGAIAIVAQGDWHTLATLSFNQGDLLILIAVICYAGYSCLLRLRPVLHPLSFLCSTFGLGSAMLLPLYLGEHLAGQPMPLNALTFLAVGYAAIFPSILAYFCYNRGVELVGANKAGLFLNLMPVVGSVMAILFLKERFQGFHSVGFILILLGLLLAIANPKHA, from the coding sequence ATGCTCAATCCCTCCTCTCGAAGGGCAAACCCCGCTAACTCTGCCTATTTCCTGCTATTTCTGGCCATTCTGTTTTGGTCGGGCAATACGATTGTAGGCCGTGCCGTCAATACGCAAATTCCCCCCGTCGGTTTAGCGTTTTGGCGATGGTTTTGCAGTTTTGTGTTAATTTTGCTTCCCAGTTGGCGCTATCTCAAACAAGACTGGCCGCAACTGTTGCGCCATTGGCGGATGGTTTTGTTACTTTCAGCGTTAGGAGTCGCGTCGTTTAATACCCTGCTTTATACGGCTTTGCGTTCTACCACAGCGATTAATAGCCTGTTAATCCAAACCCTAATGCCGATGGCGATTGTGGTCATTTCTTACCTCTTATTCCACGAAACGCTTTCTATCGGTCAAGGCATTGGCATTGCAGTATCCTTTATCGGCGCGATCGCCATTGTTGCCCAAGGCGATTGGCACACCTTAGCCACATTATCCTTCAATCAAGGCGATTTGTTAATCCTAATTGCCGTCATCTGCTACGCTGGCTACTCTTGCTTACTGCGGTTGCGTCCCGTTTTGCATCCCCTGAGTTTCCTGTGTTCCACCTTTGGTCTCGGTTCTGCCATGCTTTTGCCCCTGTACCTCGGAGAACATTTAGCCGGACAACCTATGCCCTTGAATGCCTTGACATTCTTGGCGGTTGGCTATGCGGCTATCTTTCCTTCCATTTTGGCGTACTTTTGCTACAACCGAGGCGTAGAGTTAGTGGGGGCTAACAAAGCCGGACTTTTCCTTAATCTCATGCCGGTTGTCGGTAGCGTAATGGCAATCCTGTTTCTCAAAGAACGCTTTCAAGGGTTTCATAGCGTTGGGTTTATTTTAATTTTACTGGGTTTATTATTGGCGATCGCCAACCCCAAACACGCTTAA
- a CDS encoding Npun_R2479 family HD domain-containing metalloprotein translates to MFNATEILIDAFVQKLKEGYRRTYGGWKTDYEDIIGWAGSMALENIANSDALYHNVEHTILVGLVGQEILRGKHIREGGVSCEDWLHYIISLVCHDIGYVKGVCRQDRNGMYATGKDGAMVSLPPGSSDAGLTPYHVDRAKLFIGERFGGHKLIDAEIIKRNIELTRFPVPKADDRQDTAHYPGLVRAADLIGQLSDPRYLKKITSLFYEFEETGVNQLLGYRHPGDLRKNYAKFFWDGVHPYVKDALHYLSLTQQGKQIIANLYSNVFVVEHEQPEPEADVKMQLAESLA, encoded by the coding sequence ATGTTTAACGCCACTGAAATTCTGATTGACGCCTTTGTGCAGAAACTCAAAGAAGGCTACCGACGCACCTACGGAGGCTGGAAAACCGACTACGAAGATATTATTGGTTGGGCTGGAAGCATGGCTTTAGAAAATATTGCCAACAGCGACGCCCTGTATCATAACGTCGAACATACCATTCTGGTAGGTTTAGTCGGACAAGAGATATTGCGGGGAAAACATATCCGCGAGGGTGGCGTTTCCTGCGAAGACTGGCTGCATTATATTATCTCCCTCGTCTGCCATGATATCGGCTATGTCAAAGGCGTGTGTCGGCAAGATCGTAACGGGATGTATGCGACGGGTAAAGATGGGGCGATGGTGTCTTTGCCCCCCGGATCTTCCGATGCCGGTTTGACGCCGTATCATGTAGACCGGGCCAAATTATTTATTGGCGAACGCTTTGGCGGCCATAAACTCATTGATGCTGAAATTATTAAGCGCAATATTGAATTGACGCGTTTTCCCGTTCCTAAAGCCGACGATCGTCAAGATACAGCCCATTATCCCGGTTTAGTCCGCGCGGCCGATCTGATCGGTCAACTCAGCGATCCGCGCTACCTGAAAAAGATTACCTCACTTTTCTATGAATTTGAGGAAACCGGAGTCAACCAACTGCTAGGCTATCGCCATCCTGGGGATTTGCGGAAAAATTATGCTAAGTTTTTCTGGGACGGCGTTCACCCTTATGTTAAAGATGCATTGCATTATCTGTCCCTAACGCAACAGGGCAAGCAAATAATTGCTAATCTGTACTCGAATGTGTTTGTGGTTGAACACGAACAACCCGAACCGGAAGCAGATGTCAAAATGCAATTAGCGGAATCCCTGGCTTAG
- a CDS encoding DUF3134 domain-containing protein, producing MYNPSLREEPRYKPAAVIPPNQGSSLIDWLEASGRLLARDNAEDVNYLDDEEEISELMGAGDNDYDDIDDDDDAIEIED from the coding sequence ATGTACAATCCCTCCTTACGCGAAGAACCGCGTTATAAACCTGCGGCTGTTATTCCCCCCAATCAAGGTTCGTCTTTGATTGACTGGCTAGAAGCATCCGGTCGTTTGCTAGCAAGAGATAATGCTGAGGATGTCAACTATCTTGACGATGAAGAAGAAATCTCCGAACTCATGGGAGCCGGAGATAATGATTACGATGACATCGACGATGACGATGATGCAATCGAGATAGAGGATTAA
- a CDS encoding ABC transporter permease — translation MDWWQKLKKNSLARVGAGILITLYTIVLFGGFVAPYDPYTSQPDGALLPPTQVYWRDASGDFIGPHVYPTTQGPVDLETGERELRTDRTQPSPIRLFVQGDRYRLFGLIPANIHLFGTAGEGRLNILGTDEQARDQLSRLIYGGQISLSIGLVGILISFPLGMLVGGISGYFGGWTDALLMRLVEVLMTIPSIYLLVALAAVLPPGLTSTQRFLLIVVITSFVGWSGLARVIRGQVLSIKQQQFVQASKVLGANPLYIIVRHVLPQTASYIVISATLAVPGFIVAESVLSLIGLGIQQPDPSWGNLLSTATNASILVLQPWLVWPPAILIILTVLAFNLLGDGLRDALDPRSLQR, via the coding sequence ATGGATTGGTGGCAGAAACTTAAAAAAAATTCCCTAGCGCGTGTTGGGGCGGGTATTTTAATTACCCTGTATACCATTGTGTTATTCGGCGGGTTTGTCGCCCCTTACGATCCTTACACTTCGCAACCGGATGGCGCGCTTTTACCGCCAACCCAGGTTTATTGGCGGGATGCATCGGGAGATTTTATTGGGCCTCATGTGTATCCCACCACCCAAGGGCCAGTAGACTTGGAAACCGGAGAACGGGAGTTAAGAACAGACCGGACTCAACCTTCGCCAATTCGTTTATTCGTTCAAGGCGATCGCTATCGGCTCTTCGGTCTAATTCCTGCTAACATTCATCTATTCGGTACCGCCGGGGAAGGTCGTTTAAACATCCTGGGAACAGACGAACAGGCCCGCGACCAACTCAGCCGACTGATTTACGGGGGACAAATTAGCCTGAGTATTGGCTTAGTCGGGATTTTGATTTCGTTTCCCTTGGGGATGCTGGTGGGGGGAATTTCCGGTTATTTTGGCGGCTGGACTGATGCGCTGTTGATGCGCTTGGTGGAAGTATTGATGACAATTCCCTCAATTTATCTGTTGGTGGCGCTAGCAGCCGTGTTACCCCCAGGCTTAACCAGTACCCAACGCTTTTTACTGATTGTTGTCATTACCTCATTTGTGGGATGGTCTGGGTTAGCGCGGGTGATTCGCGGACAGGTACTTTCGATTAAACAGCAGCAATTTGTCCAGGCGTCTAAGGTGTTGGGGGCCAATCCGCTGTATATTATCGTTCGCCATGTCTTACCGCAGACTGCCTCTTATATCGTAATTTCAGCGACGCTAGCGGTTCCGGGTTTTATTGTGGCGGAGTCGGTTTTGAGTTTGATTGGGTTAGGCATTCAACAACCCGATCCCTCTTGGGGGAATTTGCTCTCGACTGCAACCAATGCCTCAATTTTAGTATTGCAACCCTGGTTAGTCTGGCCGCCTGCGATTCTAATTATTCTGACGGTGTTGGCGTTTAACCTATTGGGCGATGGTTTGCGAGATGCCCTCGATCCTCGCAGCTTGCAACGTTAA
- a CDS encoding YciI family protein, whose protein sequence is MPWFAKIEEGIVEKATFDQYVPAHKAYVQDLIDKGHQAKSGYWARRGGGMLIFQANSRSEAEAIVAQDPLVQNHCVKYELYEWCVVVE, encoded by the coding sequence ATGCCTTGGTTTGCCAAAATTGAAGAAGGTATTGTAGAGAAAGCCACCTTCGACCAGTACGTTCCTGCCCATAAAGCCTACGTCCAAGACCTCATTGACAAAGGACACCAAGCCAAAAGCGGTTACTGGGCGAGGCGTGGCGGTGGAATGCTGATTTTTCAAGCCAACTCTCGTTCAGAAGCTGAAGCCATCGTAGCCCAAGACCCTCTGGTTCAAAACCACTGCGTCAAATACGAACTCTACGAATGGTGCGTTGTTGTTGAATAA
- a CDS encoding 2'-5' RNA ligase family protein, which yields MDSLKRFFIALLPPEPLQEEIRAIQEDFRDRYHSQGALKSPPHITLQPPFRWDWGDREVLENALVTFAANVIPVPIILDGFGAFPPRVIYVNVQKTPQLLLIQQNLMVYLKATLGIVDEKSESRPFAPHMTVAFRDLSKPNFKAAWPEFQSRALHHEFMVPHLTLLLHDGQRWNVQTQFNFALVEGDRSS from the coding sequence ATGGACTCGCTCAAACGATTCTTTATTGCACTGTTACCTCCCGAACCTCTTCAAGAGGAGATTCGGGCGATTCAGGAGGACTTTCGCGATCGCTATCATTCTCAAGGGGCGCTAAAGTCTCCTCCCCATATTACCCTTCAACCTCCCTTCCGGTGGGATTGGGGCGATCGCGAGGTGCTGGAAAATGCTTTAGTCACCTTTGCGGCGAATGTGATTCCCGTTCCCATTATTCTAGACGGGTTCGGCGCGTTTCCTCCCCGCGTCATCTATGTCAACGTCCAGAAAACGCCACAATTGCTATTAATCCAACAAAACCTGATGGTTTATCTCAAAGCTACGTTGGGAATTGTGGATGAGAAGTCGGAAAGCCGCCCGTTTGCGCCGCACATGACGGTGGCGTTTCGCGATTTATCCAAGCCAAATTTTAAAGCCGCCTGGCCGGAGTTTCAATCCCGCGCCTTGCATCATGAGTTTATGGTTCCTCACCTGACGTTACTGCTGCACGACGGCCAGCGTTGGAACGTCCAGACTCAGTTTAATTTTGCCTTAGTTGAGGGCGATCGCTCATCCTAA
- the smpB gene encoding SsrA-binding protein SmpB yields the protein MAKDTKDSDGYKVVSDNRQARFRYEVLETYEAGIELKGTEVKSIREGKASIRDGYALIRDEEAWLLNVNISPHQTTSQYFNHDPLRTRRLLLHKQEIRKLIGKVDQQGLTLVPLKMYLKRGRVKVSIGLCRGKKLFDKREDIKRRDDQRQIARAMKNY from the coding sequence ATGGCCAAAGATACCAAAGATAGCGACGGTTATAAAGTTGTCAGCGATAATCGCCAAGCGCGGTTTCGCTACGAAGTCTTAGAAACCTACGAAGCCGGAATTGAACTCAAAGGAACCGAAGTTAAATCCATTCGCGAAGGAAAAGCCAGCATCCGCGACGGCTACGCCCTGATTCGCGATGAAGAAGCGTGGTTGCTAAACGTGAATATCTCACCCCACCAAACCACGAGTCAATACTTCAACCACGACCCCTTGCGGACTCGTCGCTTGCTGTTACACAAGCAGGAGATTCGCAAATTAATTGGGAAAGTCGATCAGCAAGGACTAACCCTGGTTCCCTTAAAAATGTACCTCAAGCGGGGGCGCGTCAAGGTCAGCATCGGGCTGTGTCGCGGGAAGAAACTCTTCGATAAACGCGAAGACATCAAGCGGCGCGACGACCAACGCCAAATTGCACGGGCGATGAAAAACTATTAG
- a CDS encoding PD-(D/E)XK nuclease family protein, whose protein sequence is MSYLHLSQGQLNLLQTCPRKFQQTFIDQLSTPMSPEQQDSMNWGSRFHLLMQQRELGLPIEGLLQDDPQLAQCWLAFQEVAPGVFEAGKSSRLRESEHRRTLNFQGYLLTVVYDLLVLEDEDAAILDWKTYLHPKGRSWLARDWQTRLYPFVLVETSDYLPEQVSMTYWFVRSQSAQGATLAPQKEVFHYCDRQHQQTYADLTTLLRQLTHWLDRYEATGEPFPQVAETEGICPRCGFNLRCQRHQAEQMDWLNLEEIQELAL, encoded by the coding sequence ATGAGCTATTTGCATTTATCCCAAGGACAGTTAAATTTGCTGCAAACTTGTCCTCGGAAGTTTCAACAAACGTTTATAGACCAACTTTCAACGCCGATGTCTCCGGAACAGCAAGATAGCATGAACTGGGGAAGCCGGTTTCACCTGTTGATGCAGCAGCGCGAGTTGGGATTACCGATTGAAGGGTTATTACAAGACGATCCGCAATTGGCTCAATGCTGGCTGGCGTTTCAAGAAGTGGCTCCAGGGGTGTTTGAGGCGGGAAAGTCTTCTCGGCTGCGGGAAAGCGAACATCGTCGCACGTTGAATTTTCAGGGCTACTTGCTGACGGTGGTTTATGATTTGCTGGTTCTAGAGGATGAGGATGCAGCGATTTTAGATTGGAAGACGTATCTACATCCTAAAGGGCGTTCTTGGCTGGCGCGAGATTGGCAAACTCGCCTGTATCCGTTTGTGTTGGTGGAAACTAGCGATTATTTGCCCGAACAGGTTTCGATGACTTACTGGTTTGTGCGATCGCAATCGGCCCAAGGGGCAACGCTCGCACCCCAAAAGGAGGTCTTTCACTACTGCGATCGCCAACACCAGCAAACCTATGCTGATTTAACCACTTTACTGCGACAACTGACCCATTGGCTAGATCGCTACGAAGCGACAGGGGAACCCTTCCCCCAAGTCGCCGAAACGGAGGGGATTTGTCCGCGTTGCGGGTTCAATTTGCGCTGTCAACGCCATCAGGCGGAGCAAATGGACTGGCTGAACCTGGAGGAGATTCAAGAATTGGCGCTCTAA
- a CDS encoding DoxX family protein gives MSQATAFLTPLFRSNLAPNYASQTVWTILRAIAGLVMIHNGLDKLGNIESFAQAYVQVIGLPFPIFFSYLAAYTELIGAPLLALGLLTRPAALGLLSTMCVAIYHHILVAGLSIPYLELSMLYAACFLFFAVNGAGIFSLDALIAGWLNSQGWNSPAAEETPDRELSANPTLK, from the coding sequence ATGTCTCAAGCAACTGCTTTTCTCACTCCCCTTTTCCGCTCCAATTTAGCCCCCAACTACGCCTCGCAGACAGTCTGGACAATTTTGCGCGCGATCGCAGGGCTAGTCATGATCCATAATGGTTTAGACAAGCTCGGCAACATTGAAAGCTTTGCCCAAGCTTACGTACAGGTAATTGGCTTACCCTTCCCCATCTTTTTCAGTTATTTAGCCGCTTATACAGAATTGATTGGCGCGCCTCTGCTAGCGTTGGGGCTGTTGACTCGTCCGGCGGCGCTTGGTTTGTTGAGTACCATGTGCGTCGCCATTTACCACCACATTCTGGTCGCGGGTTTGAGCATTCCCTATCTGGAACTTTCCATGCTCTATGCCGCTTGTTTTCTCTTCTTTGCGGTGAATGGCGCGGGTATTTTTTCCCTAGATGCATTAATTGCAGGTTGGCTGAATTCCCAAGGGTGGAACAGTCCAGCAGCAGAAGAAACGCCGGATCGCGAGCTTTCTGCTAATCCTACCCTGAAATAG